One window of Mangrovibacterium diazotrophicum genomic DNA carries:
- a CDS encoding uroporphyrinogen-III synthase has protein sequence MKIKKILVSQPKPETAKSPYFDLAEKTAVQVDFRPFIQVEGVSSKEFRQTRIQILDHTAVIFTSRTAIDHFFRICQELRITVPDTMKYFCISEATAFYLQKYIVYRKRKIFYGNGAFADLVEVMKKHKDDKFLVPLSHIHKQEIPVLLDKGGYKYTKAILYRTVSSDLSDLKDVNYDILVFFSPSGIKSLKQNFPDFQQNDTKIACFGPTTATAVREAGLRLDIEAPTAKAPSMTMALEQFIKEHNKVK, from the coding sequence TTGAAAATCAAGAAAATTTTAGTATCGCAACCCAAGCCTGAGACCGCAAAATCCCCCTATTTTGATTTAGCCGAGAAAACGGCTGTTCAGGTGGATTTTAGGCCTTTCATTCAAGTAGAAGGAGTCTCTTCGAAAGAATTCAGGCAGACACGGATCCAGATTCTGGATCACACGGCTGTAATTTTTACAAGCCGGACAGCTATCGACCACTTCTTCAGAATTTGCCAGGAATTGCGTATTACCGTTCCTGATACGATGAAATATTTTTGTATTTCGGAAGCAACAGCCTTCTACCTGCAGAAATATATCGTCTACAGAAAAAGAAAAATCTTCTACGGAAACGGTGCTTTCGCTGATTTGGTAGAGGTTATGAAGAAGCACAAGGATGACAAATTCCTTGTTCCTCTTTCGCACATTCACAAACAAGAGATCCCTGTATTACTCGATAAAGGTGGTTACAAATACACCAAAGCGATTCTGTATCGCACAGTAAGCAGTGATTTGTCTGATTTGAAGGATGTGAACTACGATATTCTGGTATTTTTCAGTCCGTCAGGAATCAAGTCATTGAAACAAAACTTCCCGGACTTCCAACAAAACGACACGAAAATTGCCTGTTTCGGTCCAACAACAGCGACTGCTGTGCGCGAAGCAGGGTTACGTTTGGATATTGAAGCTCCAACAGCCAAGGCACCATCGATGACGATGGCGTTGGAACAGTTCATCAAAGAACACAACAAAGTAAAGTAA
- a CDS encoding DUF4271 domain-containing protein, with protein sequence MTAFYLQQDSLKNTLPTRTVQADSSLKVQEKPQLRQAKPLSAQSTSNTGTAGNKMANAVPAQQKNYRYRPEEMKLLEMIHPVDSIQVQLSTTTESPRLTLPMRNLQGRKADWVVGVLILVFALFATVRLFFGKYLVQLFQAAVNYGTASRLFRERSVSLTHVAFRLDIIFFLTASLFLFQIFGKEIDFYVKHNLLKYLLLFSGTVLYFVGKQFLYSLQGKISETVSETQEILYNMNLYNRILGLGLIPVTLILAFSRLPNPQIIIGLGVVMALGCYILLVFRGMKILVRKDFPLFYLILYLCTLEILPLFFIYKLVLV encoded by the coding sequence ATGACAGCGTTTTATTTGCAGCAAGATAGTCTGAAAAATACCCTTCCGACTCGAACGGTGCAAGCGGATTCCAGCCTGAAAGTTCAGGAGAAACCGCAATTGCGCCAGGCGAAACCGCTGTCAGCTCAGTCTACCAGCAATACGGGCACCGCCGGTAATAAAATGGCAAATGCAGTTCCCGCTCAGCAAAAAAATTACCGTTATCGTCCGGAAGAAATGAAATTGCTGGAGATGATTCACCCGGTCGATTCCATCCAGGTTCAATTAAGTACAACGACAGAGTCCCCGAGGTTAACATTACCGATGCGCAATTTGCAGGGACGGAAAGCCGATTGGGTTGTTGGTGTTTTAATTCTGGTTTTCGCACTTTTCGCCACGGTGCGGTTGTTTTTCGGTAAATACCTGGTGCAATTATTCCAGGCTGCCGTTAATTATGGAACTGCTTCGCGCCTGTTTCGCGAGCGGTCGGTGAGCCTTACCCATGTTGCTTTCCGGTTGGACATCATCTTCTTTTTAACTGCCAGCCTGTTTTTGTTCCAGATTTTCGGGAAAGAGATCGATTTTTACGTCAAACATAATTTGTTGAAATACTTGCTGTTGTTTTCCGGAACAGTCCTCTATTTTGTTGGTAAACAATTCTTGTATTCGCTGCAAGGAAAGATTAGTGAAACCGTTTCAGAGACCCAGGAGATCCTGTATAACATGAATCTTTATAACCGGATTTTAGGCTTAGGCTTGATCCCGGTTACGCTGATTTTGGCCTTCTCGCGACTCCCAAATCCACAAATAATCATTGGATTAGGTGTCGTGATGGCTCTGGGATGCTATATTTTACTGGTGTTTCGGGGTATGAAAATTTTAGTCCGGAAAGATTTTCCGTTATTTTATTTGATTTTGTACCTTTGTACCCTTGAAATTTTACCACTATTCTTTATCTACAAATTGGTGTTAGTATAA
- a CDS encoding tRNA dihydrouridine synthase produces the protein MPESNSYSLAPLQGFTDFVFRSCYHRVFGDIQAYYIPYISFGPGNKIRNSQLRDLLPENNMDIPVIPQILCSNAEEMHRLAEIVKNYGYTKLNLNMGCPYPMATNRGRGSALLENRDELKQIFDHLFSNFQFEVSLKFRAGMTDENSIFELIPILKDYPFSKLIFHPRTADQLYKGSANRELYARFVQEINLPIVYNGDLNTPADLEQIRQLNPTQSEWMLGRGILSDPFLIRKIDHRLPEIQQQRELKREFHDSIFEEYQRQFSDQGQVLMKMKAFWSYFANSFSNPSKAFKPVKKASSLAKFKTNYPEIFHNFEL, from the coding sequence ATGCCTGAAAGCAATTCATATTCTCTGGCCCCTCTGCAAGGCTTCACCGATTTCGTTTTTCGCAGCTGCTATCACCGGGTGTTTGGAGACATTCAGGCCTATTATATCCCCTACATCAGTTTTGGTCCCGGCAACAAAATTCGGAACAGCCAACTGCGCGACCTGCTTCCCGAGAACAACATGGATATCCCCGTGATCCCTCAAATTCTGTGTTCCAATGCCGAGGAAATGCACCGCCTGGCCGAAATCGTTAAAAATTACGGATACACGAAACTGAACCTGAACATGGGCTGCCCCTACCCCATGGCCACCAACCGCGGACGCGGATCAGCATTACTCGAAAATCGGGACGAGCTGAAACAGATATTCGACCATCTTTTCTCCAATTTTCAATTTGAAGTATCCCTCAAGTTTCGGGCGGGCATGACAGACGAAAACAGTATTTTCGAGCTGATTCCCATCCTCAAAGACTACCCGTTCAGCAAACTCATCTTTCACCCCCGAACAGCCGATCAACTTTACAAAGGTTCGGCCAACCGCGAATTGTATGCCCGATTTGTGCAGGAAATAAACCTCCCCATTGTCTATAACGGCGACTTAAACACCCCGGCTGATTTGGAACAGATTCGGCAACTCAACCCTACTCAATCAGAATGGATGCTTGGTCGAGGTATTCTCTCCGATCCTTTCCTGATCCGGAAAATCGATCACCGCCTTCCTGAAATTCAACAACAACGCGAGCTCAAAAGGGAATTTCATGATTCCATTTTCGAGGAATACCAACGACAGTTTTCCGACCAAGGCCAGGTATTGATGAAGATGAAAGCCTTTTGGTCTTACTTCGCGAACTCCTTTTCAAATCCCTCAAAAGCATTCAAACCCGTCAAAAAAGCGTCGTCCCTTGCAAAATTCAAAACCAACTACCCGGAAATATTTCACAACTTCGAGCTTTAA
- a CDS encoding TolC family protein codes for MRKIDHLLLLLAVMALPILASSQTKRQLSLQDALQLAEENNLATKSAEARELAARGQYRMTNSVFLPGLTVSTTGVTTNDPLSSFGFKLKQEIVTQADFDPTLLNDPDRIDNFNTKLEVQQPLLNLDGIYARKAAKNQYEAMSLQTQRVKANIRYQVKKAYFMLELAQNAVGVLETSVKVAEDALKLTKDNEAQGFVKHADVLEAMVRVDERKNQLLEAQNNLQSANEFLAHLLGVDLNTPIETTDSMIQSPALAVWQASETTIEGRSDVQAIQKQIQGAENMLKSEKMKFVPRLNAFGAYEWNDSKLLGTSANNYLVGASLSWNLFGGYKNVGSAQHAKAQLQEAQYNYEDYLSQSQIQLNQAKRNVELKYQQVQSGKLAKEQATESFRIRNDRFAQGLEKTTELLMAEALSSQKNLEFIQAIYNYKEAVFQLELLLEKDINE; via the coding sequence ATGCGTAAAATCGATCACCTCTTGCTCTTGTTAGCTGTAATGGCTTTACCCATTTTAGCCAGCAGCCAAACCAAACGGCAACTAAGTTTACAGGACGCTCTTCAATTAGCCGAAGAAAACAACCTGGCAACCAAAAGTGCCGAAGCACGTGAATTGGCAGCCCGCGGTCAGTACCGAATGACCAATTCCGTTTTCCTCCCCGGACTAACGGTGAGCACCACCGGTGTCACTACCAACGATCCGCTTTCTTCTTTCGGCTTCAAACTGAAACAGGAAATTGTAACTCAAGCCGATTTCGACCCGACTTTATTGAATGATCCGGACCGTATTGACAACTTCAATACCAAACTTGAAGTTCAGCAGCCGCTACTGAATCTCGACGGTATCTACGCCCGCAAGGCCGCCAAAAACCAGTACGAGGCCATGAGCCTGCAAACCCAACGCGTGAAAGCCAATATTCGCTACCAGGTGAAGAAGGCCTATTTTATGCTGGAGCTCGCTCAAAACGCTGTTGGCGTATTGGAAACATCGGTAAAGGTTGCCGAAGATGCCCTGAAATTAACCAAAGACAATGAAGCACAAGGCTTCGTGAAGCATGCCGACGTTCTGGAGGCGATGGTTCGGGTTGACGAGCGCAAAAACCAACTGCTGGAAGCCCAAAACAACCTGCAATCAGCAAATGAGTTCCTTGCCCATCTATTGGGTGTGGATTTAAATACGCCCATAGAAACAACCGACTCGATGATCCAATCGCCGGCACTGGCGGTGTGGCAAGCATCGGAAACGACCATCGAAGGCCGCTCCGATGTTCAGGCAATCCAAAAGCAAATACAGGGAGCTGAGAACATGCTGAAGTCTGAAAAGATGAAGTTTGTACCCCGCCTCAACGCTTTTGGTGCCTACGAGTGGAACGACAGCAAATTGCTGGGAACTTCGGCCAACAACTACCTGGTTGGAGCAAGCCTGAGCTGGAACCTGTTCGGCGGGTACAAGAATGTGGGTAGCGCACAACATGCCAAAGCTCAATTACAGGAAGCACAATACAATTACGAAGACTATCTGTCTCAAAGCCAAATTCAATTAAACCAGGCCAAACGAAATGTGGAACTGAAATACCAACAGGTGCAATCGGGCAAACTGGCTAAAGAACAAGCTACCGAATCGTTCCGCATCCGCAACGACCGCTTTGCCCAAGGCCTGGAAAAAACAACCGAATTACTGATGGCCGAAGCATTGTCGTCACAAAAGAATCTCGAATTCATCCAAGCCATTTACAACTACAAGGAAGCTGTCTTCCAACTTGAATTATTACTCGAAAAAGATATTAACGAATAA
- a CDS encoding efflux RND transporter periplasmic adaptor subunit: protein MKTRMNKTKLMLLAVTAATLTLTSCGSKEKQERTPEHTITAKVATAQETNYPVQYSFSGKLQADKQSNLSTRVMGQVQKVYVKPGQKVNAGDLLIQIRNQDILAKKAQVEASKVEATTAYESAEKDLKRYEALYKNNSASDKEMDDMRTRYQMSKARLDAVNQMEQEVEESLRYTGIRAPYSGVITGKFVQEGDMANPGMPLLSIESPSQWKVYARIPESDIARLELNAPVNVQFTSIAGLEVQGTVSEINPSSTNTGSQFEAKVLLNTSGADAKQLYSGMFATVNYEEGTQPMILIPKSSLVTRGQLVGLYTVSQAGTSLLRWVRTGKSYGDSIEILSGLSDGEKYILSSDGKLFDGALVVNK, encoded by the coding sequence ATGAAAACTCGTATGAATAAAACCAAGCTTATGCTGCTTGCTGTAACAGCAGCAACCCTGACTCTGACTTCTTGCGGGAGCAAGGAAAAGCAAGAGAGAACCCCTGAACACACCATCACTGCAAAAGTAGCAACGGCCCAGGAAACCAACTACCCGGTACAATACAGTTTCTCGGGTAAGCTGCAGGCCGACAAACAATCGAACCTGAGCACCCGCGTCATGGGACAAGTGCAAAAGGTTTATGTGAAACCCGGTCAAAAAGTAAATGCCGGCGATCTGTTAATTCAAATTCGCAACCAGGATATTTTGGCTAAAAAAGCACAGGTTGAAGCCAGCAAAGTGGAAGCAACCACCGCTTACGAAAGCGCCGAGAAAGACCTGAAACGTTACGAAGCGCTCTACAAAAACAACAGTGCTTCGGACAAAGAAATGGACGACATGCGCACCCGTTACCAGATGTCGAAAGCGCGCTTGGATGCTGTTAACCAAATGGAACAGGAAGTAGAAGAATCGCTGCGTTACACCGGTATTCGCGCTCCGTACAGCGGTGTCATTACCGGGAAGTTTGTGCAGGAAGGCGACATGGCCAACCCGGGCATGCCCTTGCTAAGCATCGAAAGCCCCAGCCAATGGAAAGTTTACGCCCGCATTCCCGAAAGCGACATTGCCCGCCTGGAATTGAACGCACCTGTCAACGTGCAATTCACCTCTATTGCCGGGTTGGAAGTTCAAGGTACCGTTTCCGAAATCAACCCGTCATCAACCAATACCGGAAGCCAGTTCGAAGCCAAAGTTCTGCTAAATACATCCGGCGCCGACGCCAAGCAACTTTACAGCGGCATGTTTGCCACTGTGAACTACGAAGAAGGAACACAACCGATGATTTTAATCCCGAAAAGCAGCCTGGTAACCCGCGGTCAGCTGGTTGGCTTGTACACCGTAAGCCAAGCCGGAACATCGCTACTGCGCTGGGTCCGCACGGGTAAAAGCTATGGCGACTCGATTGAGATTCTTTCGGGATTAAGCGATGGCGAAAAATACATTTTGTCGAGCGACGGAAAATTGTTCGACGGAGCACTGGTTGTAAACAAATAA
- a CDS encoding efflux RND transporter permease subunit yields MKTGFAGGIAKLFINSKLTPLLMVAFLIIGIYSSYLTPREEEPQIDVPIADIFFRYPGASPKEIESRVMQPLEKVVANIPGVEYVYSTSMPGQAMLIVQFYVGEDIERSLVKMYNEIMKHMDQMPAGTSLPLVKTRSIDDVPVLGLTLWSENYDDYQLKRMAQELNNEIEQVTDVSETKVIGGRSREIRVVLNNEKMAAAHVDALMIAQQIQLANGQFQAGSFSKNDTEYLVEAGEFLKSSEDVENLVVGVYDNHPVYLKQVADIIDGPQEPIQYVEFGYAQMDNEKKEYPGEYPAVTISIAKRRGADAMRVSDEILQKLDILKKDLIPDDVNVTVTRNYGETASHKVSELLMHLAGAIISVTFVVMLAMGWRGGLVVFLSVPITFALTMFSYYFLDYTLNRITLFALVFVTGIVVDDSIIIAENMHRHFKMKKLPFIQAALRSIDEVGNPTILATFTVIAAVLPMVFVSGLMGPYMSPMPIGASIAMIFSLLVALTITPYLAYRLLKHDKGEDKEFRMEDSMIYKMYKKTISPMLESPFKRWGFIIGVTVLLLASMTLIYFKMVAVKMLPFDNKNEFQVVVDMPEGTTLERTAAVTKELAAYIALQDNVLNYQTYVGTASPMNFNGLVRHYDLRQGANVADIQVNLTDKGDRKEQSHDIAKALRPGLQAIGKKYNANVKVVEVPPGPPVLSTLVAEVYGPDMDTQTKIAQGVKKIFSETADVVDIDWYPEDDQVEYKFNVLKEKAALLGLTTQQVTQSLAMALGGQEVSQLYQEKEYEQTGIKLRLGEKDRSGLNELKNINIMSRTGQMVALGDVIEVDKGVQDKSIYRKNQRRVVYVTADVAGSLESPVYAILDMSEKLKGIQLPEGYSLSEEYTEQPFTQDNYSVKWDGEWQITYEVFRDLGTAFAVVLLVIYMLIIGWFQNFKVPFVMMISIPLSLVGILVGHWLMGAFFTATSMIGLIALAGIMVRNAILLIDFINLRLADGAPLKDAVIEAGAVRTTPILLTAGTVVIGAVVILFDPIFQGLAISLMGGSIASTFLTLIIVPLIYYMTEKKKYPETEDTNKTEKTEEL; encoded by the coding sequence ATGAAGACAGGATTTGCAGGCGGAATCGCCAAACTATTCATAAACTCGAAGCTGACGCCCCTTTTGATGGTCGCTTTCCTGATCATCGGGATTTACAGCTCGTACCTTACTCCGAGGGAAGAAGAACCTCAAATTGACGTACCAATTGCCGACATCTTTTTCCGTTATCCGGGTGCTAGCCCCAAGGAAATTGAGTCGCGTGTTATGCAACCGCTTGAAAAAGTCGTTGCCAATATTCCGGGTGTTGAATATGTGTATTCAACATCGATGCCAGGCCAAGCCATGCTGATTGTACAGTTCTATGTTGGCGAAGATATTGAACGCTCGCTGGTAAAAATGTACAACGAGATCATGAAGCACATGGACCAAATGCCGGCCGGAACTTCTCTGCCTCTGGTAAAAACGCGTTCAATTGATGACGTTCCGGTACTTGGGTTGACCTTGTGGAGCGAAAACTACGACGATTACCAACTAAAGCGCATGGCGCAGGAACTGAACAACGAGATTGAACAGGTAACCGATGTTTCGGAAACCAAAGTGATTGGAGGCCGTTCACGCGAAATTCGCGTGGTACTGAACAACGAAAAAATGGCCGCTGCTCACGTCGATGCGTTGATGATTGCCCAACAAATCCAATTGGCCAACGGTCAGTTCCAGGCTGGTTCATTCAGCAAAAACGACACAGAATACCTCGTTGAAGCCGGAGAGTTCCTGAAGTCATCCGAAGACGTAGAGAACCTCGTTGTCGGCGTTTACGACAATCACCCGGTGTATCTGAAACAAGTAGCCGACATCATTGATGGCCCGCAAGAGCCCATTCAATATGTAGAATTTGGCTACGCCCAAATGGACAACGAAAAGAAAGAATACCCGGGCGAATATCCGGCCGTGACCATCTCAATTGCAAAACGCCGTGGAGCTGATGCCATGCGCGTGTCCGACGAGATCCTACAGAAATTAGATATCCTGAAAAAAGACCTGATACCCGACGATGTCAACGTAACCGTAACCCGGAACTACGGAGAAACAGCTTCGCACAAAGTATCGGAATTGTTGATGCACTTAGCAGGTGCGATCATTTCGGTAACCTTTGTTGTGATGCTGGCCATGGGATGGCGCGGTGGTTTGGTTGTGTTCCTATCGGTACCAATCACCTTCGCCCTGACCATGTTTAGCTACTATTTCCTGGATTACACATTGAACCGGATTACCCTGTTCGCACTGGTATTCGTTACAGGTATCGTCGTCGACGACTCGATCATCATTGCCGAAAACATGCACAGGCACTTCAAGATGAAGAAACTGCCGTTCATACAGGCAGCATTACGCTCCATCGACGAGGTGGGTAACCCAACCATCCTGGCAACTTTCACCGTAATTGCAGCTGTATTGCCGATGGTATTCGTAAGCGGTTTGATGGGGCCTTACATGAGCCCGATGCCGATTGGCGCTTCCATCGCCATGATCTTCTCCCTTTTGGTCGCATTGACCATCACGCCGTACCTGGCTTATCGCCTGCTGAAGCACGATAAAGGTGAAGACAAGGAATTCCGCATGGAAGACTCGATGATTTACAAGATGTACAAGAAAACGATCAGCCCGATGCTGGAATCGCCGTTCAAGCGCTGGGGATTCATTATTGGCGTAACCGTGTTGTTGCTGGCTTCCATGACTTTGATTTATTTCAAAATGGTTGCTGTGAAAATGCTTCCGTTCGATAATAAAAATGAATTCCAGGTGGTGGTCGATATGCCGGAAGGCACGACACTGGAACGCACTGCCGCTGTTACAAAAGAGCTGGCTGCTTACATCGCTCTTCAGGACAACGTGCTGAATTACCAGACTTACGTTGGAACGGCTTCGCCGATGAACTTCAACGGCCTGGTGCGTCACTACGACCTGCGCCAGGGAGCCAATGTTGCCGACATCCAGGTGAACCTGACCGATAAAGGCGATCGCAAGGAACAGTCGCACGACATTGCCAAAGCCCTTCGCCCGGGATTACAGGCAATCGGTAAAAAATACAATGCCAATGTGAAAGTTGTGGAAGTTCCTCCGGGCCCTCCGGTATTGTCTACCCTGGTAGCCGAAGTTTACGGGCCAGACATGGATACGCAAACGAAGATTGCCCAGGGTGTGAAAAAAATCTTCTCCGAAACAGCTGATGTTGTAGACATTGACTGGTATCCGGAAGACGACCAGGTTGAATACAAATTCAATGTACTGAAGGAAAAAGCCGCCTTGCTGGGACTGACCACACAACAGGTCACTCAAAGTTTGGCTATGGCACTGGGCGGACAGGAAGTATCGCAACTGTACCAGGAAAAAGAATACGAACAAACGGGCATTAAACTACGCCTGGGCGAGAAAGACCGCTCGGGACTGAACGAACTGAAAAACATCAACATTATGAGCAGAACCGGCCAAATGGTGGCTCTGGGAGATGTGATTGAAGTTGACAAAGGCGTTCAGGACAAGAGCATCTACAGGAAAAATCAACGCCGCGTGGTTTACGTTACGGCCGATGTTGCCGGTAGCCTGGAAAGCCCCGTATATGCCATTCTCGACATGTCGGAAAAACTGAAAGGCATCCAGTTGCCTGAAGGTTATTCCCTGAGTGAGGAGTACACTGAACAACCCTTCACGCAAGATAACTACAGTGTAAAATGGGACGGCGAGTGGCAAATCACTTACGAAGTATTCCGAGACCTCGGTACCGCTTTCGCTGTTGTGCTGCTGGTCATCTACATGCTGATCATCGGTTGGTTCCAAAACTTCAAAGTGCCGTTTGTCATGATGATTTCTATCCCGCTTTCGCTGGTTGGTATCCTGGTCGGCCACTGGCTGATGGGCGCCTTCTTTACTGCGACATCCATGATTGGTTTGATCGCGCTCGCGGGGATCATGGTCCGAAACGCCATCCTGCTGATCGACTTTATCAACCTCCGGCTGGCCGATGGCGCACCGCTGAAAGACGCTGTAATTGAGGCCGGGGCTGTACGTACAACGCCAATCCTGCTGACTGCCGGAACAGTGGTCATCGGAGCCGTGGTGATTCTGTTCGACCCGATCTTCCAGGGATTAGCCATCTCACTCATGGGCGGCAGTATCGCGTCAACCTTCCTGACGCTGATCATCGTCCCATTGATCTACTATATGACTGAAAAGAAAAAATACCCGGAAACGGAAGACACCAATAAAACGGAAAAAACGGAAGAACTATGA
- a CDS encoding YgaP family membrane protein: protein MVERIIRAVAGTFVLVSILLAVYVNINWLFFTGFVGLNLLQSSFTKFCPLEYILKKSGVK, encoded by the coding sequence ATGGTAGAACGAATCATTCGCGCTGTAGCAGGCACATTTGTCCTAGTCAGCATTTTACTGGCGGTTTATGTGAACATCAACTGGTTGTTTTTTACAGGTTTTGTGGGGTTAAACCTGTTGCAATCATCATTCACTAAATTTTGCCCGCTGGAGTACATTCTGAAGAAGTCAGGGGTGAAGTAA